Proteins from a single region of Hordeum vulgare subsp. vulgare chromosome 6H, MorexV3_pseudomolecules_assembly, whole genome shotgun sequence:
- the LOC123405258 gene encoding calnexin homolog, protein MTGGRAVLLLPLLLVASALFAQIHASDPLFHESFDEGFEGSWIVSGKEEYSGVWKHEKSDGHEDYGLLVSEPARKYAIVKELDSPVTLKDGTVVLQFEVRLQNGLECGGAYLKYIRPQEAGWDAKEFDNDTPYTIMFGPDKCGSTNKVHFILKHKNPKTGKYVEHHLKSPPSVPYDKLSHVYTAILKPDNEVRILVDGEEKSKANFMSADDFEPALIPSKTIPDPDDKKPEDWDERAKIPDPDAVKPDDWDEDAPTEILDEEATKPEGWLDDEPEEVDDPEAAKPEDWDDEEDGEWEAPKIDNPKCEEAPGCGEWKRPMKQNPAYKGKWHAPLIDNPNYKGIWKPQEIPNPEYFELDKPDFDPIAATGIEIWTMQDGILFDNILIADDEKVAMSILEKTWKPKFVVEKEKQKAEEAAAAESEDLSEFQKKIFSVLYKIADIPFLEPYKIKIIDLIEKGEKQPNITISILASVAVILVTVLFRTIFGGKKAVAPVKPAAVVKKPSATEADAAGSSGDKEDKEDEKDDTAAPRRRSRRET, encoded by the exons atgacgggAGGGCGCGCGGTGCTCTTGCTGCCGCTGCTGCTGGTGGCCTCGGCGCTCTTCGCCCAGATCCACGCGTCGGATCCG TTGTTCCACGAGTCCTTCGACGAGGGCTTCGAGGGGAGCTGGATCGTCTCCGGCAAGGAAGAGTACTCAG GTGTATGGAAGCACGAGAAGAGTGATGGCCATGAAGACTATGGTCTCCTTGTTAGCGAGCCAGCCAGGAAATATGCCATAGTCAAAGAGCTTGATAGCCCTGTTACTTTGAAGGATGGGACAGTTGTCCTGCAGTTCGAAGTGAGGCTTCAGAATGGCCTCGAGTGTGGAGGTGCTTACCTTAAGTACATTCGCCCTCAGGAGGCTGGATGGGATGCCAAGGAATTTGACAATGACACTCCTTACACAATTATGTTTGGTCCTGACAAATGTGGTTCAACCAACAAGGTTCACTTCATCCTGAAGCACAAGAACCCCAAGACTGGCAAATATGTTGAACATCACCTCAAGTCCCCACCCTCTGTCCCATATGACAAGCTCTCTCATGTCTACACGGCTATCTTGAAGCCGGATAACGAGGTCAGAATTTTGGTTGATGGGGAGGAGAAGAGCAAAGCAAACTTCATGTCCGCTGACGATTTTGAGCCAGCACTTATTCCATCAAAGACTATTCCTGACCCTGACGACAAGAAGCCAGAGGACTGGGACGAGAGAGCTAAAATCCCTGATCCAGATGCAGTGAAGCCTGATGACTGGGATGAGGATGCCCCAACAGAAATTCTGGATGAGGAGGCCACCAAGCCAGAAGGATGGTTGGATGATGAGCCTGAGGAAGTTGATGACCCAGAGGCTGCTAAGCCTGAAGACTGGGATGATGAGGAGGATGGCGAGTGGGAGGCACCAAAGATCGATAACCCCAAGTGTGAAGAGGCACCTGGATGTGGTGAATGGAAGAGGCCGATGAAGCAGAACCCTGCATACAAGGGCAAGTGGCATGCACCCCTGATTGACAACCCCAACTACAAGGGAATCTGGAAGCCCCAAGAAATCCCCAACCCTGAATACTTTGAGCTTGACAAGCCTGACTTTGATCCGATTGCTGCTACTGGAATTGAGATCTGGACAATGCAGGATGGCATCCTTTTTGACAACATTCTAATTGCTGATGATGAGAAGGTAGCCATGTCTATCTTGGAGAAGACATGGAAGCCTAAGTTTGTTGTTGAGAAGGAAAAGCAGAAGGCTGAGGAGGCTGCAGCAGCCGAGTCAGAGGACCTTTCTGAGTTCCAG AAGAAGATCTTCAGCGTTTTGTACAAAATCGCCGACATTCCGTTCTTGGAACCATACAAGATCAAGATCATT GATTTAATTGAGAAGGGAGAGAAGCAGCCCAACATTACAATTTCGATTTTGGCCTCAGTTGCTGTCATCCTTGTTACTGTGCTCTTCAGAACCATTTTCGGTGGCAAGAAGGCAGTG GCACCTGTGAAGCCCGCTGCTGTGGTGAAGAAGCCCAGTGCCACGGAAGCCGATGCCGCCGGAAGCAGCGGTgacaaggaggacaaggaggatgaaAAGGATGACACGGCTGCACCACGCAGAAGGTCGCGAAGGGAGACGTAG